From a single Arachis hypogaea cultivar Tifrunner chromosome 3, arahy.Tifrunner.gnm2.J5K5, whole genome shotgun sequence genomic region:
- the LOC112790853 gene encoding monodehydroascorbate reductase, chloroplastic/mitochondrial isoform X2, with product MPSSVRRLAMAAASSSLSLKQGLLLRPSHTNPLTRPRPSSTSLPSRSFRRCYAAFANENREYVIVGGGNAAGYAARTFVEHGMADGRLCIVTKEAYAPYERPALTKAYLFPPDKKPARLPGFHTCVGSGGERQTPEWYQEKGIEMLYQDPVKDIDIEKQTLTTNSGKHLKYGSLIIATGSSASRFPEKIGGNLPGVHYIREVADADALISSLGKAKKVVVVGGGYIGMEIAAATVAWKLDTTIIFPEDHLLQRLFTPSLSRRYEELYQKNGVKILKGASIKNLEAGSDGHVAGVKLGDGSVVEADTVIVGIGAKPAVSPFERVGLNTEVGGLQVDGQFRTGIRGIFAIGDVAAFPLKIYNRTARVEHVDHARRSAQHCVKSLLTAQTHTYDYLPYFYSRVFEYEGSPRKVWWQFFGDNVGETVEIGNFDPKVATFWIESGKLKGVLLESGSPEEFQLLPKLARNQPVIDKAKLQSASSVEEALDIAWRSLQVEATV from the exons ATGCCTTCCTCAG TTCGCAGGCTCGCTATGGCAGCAGCATCCAGCTCCCTCTCACTCAAGCAGGGGCTCTTACTTCGCCCTTCGCATACCAATCCTCTCACCCGACCTCGTCCTTCTTCCACTTCCCTCCCTTCCAGAAGCTTCCGCAGATGCTACGCCGCTTTCGCCAACGAGAATCGCGAGTACGTCATCGTTGGGGGCGGAAATGCCGCGGGATATGCTGCTCGCACCTTCGTCGAACACGGCATGGCCGATGGTCGTCTTTGTATTGTCACCAAAGAG GCATATGCGCCTTACGAGCGTCCTGCACTCACAAAAGCGTATTTGTTTCCACCGGATAAGAAGCCTGCGCGCCTTCCT GGTTTTCACACCTGTGTTGGATCGGGTGGAGAAAGGCAGACTCCAGAGTGGTATCAAGAGAAGGGGATAGAG ATGTTGTATCAAGATCCAGTCAAGGATATTGATATTGAAAAGCAAACTTTGACAACTAATTCTGGAAAACATCTGAAGTATGGCTCACTTATAATTGCTACAGGGAGTTCAGCCTCGAG ATTTCCGGAGAAAATTGGGGGAAACCTACCTGGCGTTCACTATATCCGGGAGGTTGCAGATGCTGATGCACTGATTTCATCATTG GGAAAAGCAAAAAAGGTTGTAGTTGTTGGAGGTGGATATATAGGAATGGAGATTGCTGCTGCAACAGTTGCTTGGAAACTTGATACAACA ATCATATTTCCCGAGGATCATCTCTTGCAAAGACTGTTCACTCCTTCGCTTTCCCGGAGATATGAGGAACTCTACCAAAAGAATGGTGTCAAAATATTGAAG GGTGCCTCCATAAAAAATTTGGAAGCTGGCTCTGACGGACATGTAGCTGGTGTCAAACTTGGAGATGGATCTGTTGTAGAAGCTGATACg GTAATTGTAGGCATTGGAGCAAAACCTGCTGTGAGTCCCTTTGAGCGGGTGGGCTTGAATACAGAAGTTGGTGGATTACAG GTTGATGGTCAGTTCCGGACTGGCATTCGTGGAATCTTTGCTATCGGTGATGTTGCAGCTTTCCCTTTAAAG ATATATAACCGTACTGCTCGAGTGGAACATGTAGATCATGCTCGTCGCTCAGCACAGCACTGTGTAAAATCATTACTCACTGCACAAACTCACAC GTACGATTACCTTCCATACTTCTACTCAAGGGTGTTTGAATATGAAGGGAGCCCCAGAAAAGTATGGTGGCAGTTCTTCGGAGACAATG TCGGAGAAACAGTTGAAATTGGAAACTTTGATCCTAAAGTAGCTACCTTCTGGATTGAATCTG GTAAGCTAAAAGGAGTGCTGCTTGAAAGTGGGAGCCCTGAG GAATTTCAGCTCCTGCCTAAACTAGCCAGAAATCAACCCGTAATTGATAAGGCGAAGCTTCAAAGCGCATCTTCTGTGGAGGAGGCCCTAGACATTGCTTGGAGATCCTTGCAAGTTGAAGCTACAGTCTAA
- the LOC112790853 gene encoding monodehydroascorbate reductase, chloroplastic/mitochondrial isoform X1, translating into MPSSAVRRLAMAAASSSLSLKQGLLLRPSHTNPLTRPRPSSTSLPSRSFRRCYAAFANENREYVIVGGGNAAGYAARTFVEHGMADGRLCIVTKEAYAPYERPALTKAYLFPPDKKPARLPGFHTCVGSGGERQTPEWYQEKGIEMLYQDPVKDIDIEKQTLTTNSGKHLKYGSLIIATGSSASRFPEKIGGNLPGVHYIREVADADALISSLGKAKKVVVVGGGYIGMEIAAATVAWKLDTTIIFPEDHLLQRLFTPSLSRRYEELYQKNGVKILKGASIKNLEAGSDGHVAGVKLGDGSVVEADTVIVGIGAKPAVSPFERVGLNTEVGGLQVDGQFRTGIRGIFAIGDVAAFPLKIYNRTARVEHVDHARRSAQHCVKSLLTAQTHTYDYLPYFYSRVFEYEGSPRKVWWQFFGDNVGETVEIGNFDPKVATFWIESGKLKGVLLESGSPEEFQLLPKLARNQPVIDKAKLQSASSVEEALDIAWRSLQVEATV; encoded by the exons ATGCCTTCCTCAG CAGTTCGCAGGCTCGCTATGGCAGCAGCATCCAGCTCCCTCTCACTCAAGCAGGGGCTCTTACTTCGCCCTTCGCATACCAATCCTCTCACCCGACCTCGTCCTTCTTCCACTTCCCTCCCTTCCAGAAGCTTCCGCAGATGCTACGCCGCTTTCGCCAACGAGAATCGCGAGTACGTCATCGTTGGGGGCGGAAATGCCGCGGGATATGCTGCTCGCACCTTCGTCGAACACGGCATGGCCGATGGTCGTCTTTGTATTGTCACCAAAGAG GCATATGCGCCTTACGAGCGTCCTGCACTCACAAAAGCGTATTTGTTTCCACCGGATAAGAAGCCTGCGCGCCTTCCT GGTTTTCACACCTGTGTTGGATCGGGTGGAGAAAGGCAGACTCCAGAGTGGTATCAAGAGAAGGGGATAGAG ATGTTGTATCAAGATCCAGTCAAGGATATTGATATTGAAAAGCAAACTTTGACAACTAATTCTGGAAAACATCTGAAGTATGGCTCACTTATAATTGCTACAGGGAGTTCAGCCTCGAG ATTTCCGGAGAAAATTGGGGGAAACCTACCTGGCGTTCACTATATCCGGGAGGTTGCAGATGCTGATGCACTGATTTCATCATTG GGAAAAGCAAAAAAGGTTGTAGTTGTTGGAGGTGGATATATAGGAATGGAGATTGCTGCTGCAACAGTTGCTTGGAAACTTGATACAACA ATCATATTTCCCGAGGATCATCTCTTGCAAAGACTGTTCACTCCTTCGCTTTCCCGGAGATATGAGGAACTCTACCAAAAGAATGGTGTCAAAATATTGAAG GGTGCCTCCATAAAAAATTTGGAAGCTGGCTCTGACGGACATGTAGCTGGTGTCAAACTTGGAGATGGATCTGTTGTAGAAGCTGATACg GTAATTGTAGGCATTGGAGCAAAACCTGCTGTGAGTCCCTTTGAGCGGGTGGGCTTGAATACAGAAGTTGGTGGATTACAG GTTGATGGTCAGTTCCGGACTGGCATTCGTGGAATCTTTGCTATCGGTGATGTTGCAGCTTTCCCTTTAAAG ATATATAACCGTACTGCTCGAGTGGAACATGTAGATCATGCTCGTCGCTCAGCACAGCACTGTGTAAAATCATTACTCACTGCACAAACTCACAC GTACGATTACCTTCCATACTTCTACTCAAGGGTGTTTGAATATGAAGGGAGCCCCAGAAAAGTATGGTGGCAGTTCTTCGGAGACAATG TCGGAGAAACAGTTGAAATTGGAAACTTTGATCCTAAAGTAGCTACCTTCTGGATTGAATCTG GTAAGCTAAAAGGAGTGCTGCTTGAAAGTGGGAGCCCTGAG GAATTTCAGCTCCTGCCTAAACTAGCCAGAAATCAACCCGTAATTGATAAGGCGAAGCTTCAAAGCGCATCTTCTGTGGAGGAGGCCCTAGACATTGCTTGGAGATCCTTGCAAGTTGAAGCTACAGTCTAA